The following proteins come from a genomic window of Micavibrio aeruginosavorus EPB:
- a CDS encoding S41 family peptidase, which translates to MTSTAKKLCALFLASSCVLGTGCVSVETTEPVSNAQNTAPAEPVPTRYFKYDLMNRLLDDVARESFANPQIDDMIRGAIDHVREMRGPDFANSSDAQIKAMIDGEGIFKDEHEKIIVDAITGALSRVSPHDYYVTPEEVRESIIGKSTLKGIGIIYQNDNRIGGLVIEDTADDGPAKAAGIKRGDIITKVENTSVAGKFYEAAEMILGEVGTPVTLSIIPRGETEEKTMTLKRSVVTFSSVRYNVIDNDIGYIRLRNFSDLSSFNTINDAIREMKQAHNGTPLRGFVLDLRNNPGGRVTLAARLANNFIDSETGVSVTVENKKFSYDEKITRGDILNGAPLAVLVNDATASAAEILSGALQDHKRATIVGTQSYGKGSVQSPIYLSRFDKNRDDAIRITTALYRLPSGAFLQGYGIMPDILVDGVEARLKEHERDKDRMIKNPDADKIASRKASQTCRVRDDFNTQVANDDLRLFTGEPDKTLLCAIDHLRRNSQYTITRPNTPAPDKLRAPNP; encoded by the coding sequence ATGACTTCCACAGCGAAAAAGCTTTGCGCTCTTTTTTTGGCGTCCTCCTGTGTCCTGGGCACGGGGTGCGTTTCCGTTGAAACGACAGAACCCGTTTCAAACGCGCAAAATACCGCGCCCGCCGAACCTGTGCCGACGCGCTATTTCAAATATGATTTGATGAACAGATTGCTGGATGACGTGGCAAGAGAATCTTTCGCCAATCCACAAATTGACGACATGATCCGCGGCGCGATCGACCACGTGCGCGAAATGCGCGGCCCCGACTTTGCAAACAGCAGTGACGCACAGATCAAAGCCATGATTGATGGCGAAGGCATTTTCAAGGATGAACACGAAAAAATCATTGTCGACGCCATTACTGGCGCCCTGTCCCGCGTCAGCCCGCATGATTATTACGTCACACCCGAAGAAGTGCGCGAATCCATTATCGGCAAAAGCACATTGAAGGGTATCGGCATAATTTATCAAAACGATAACCGCATTGGTGGCTTGGTGATCGAAGACACGGCCGATGACGGGCCAGCCAAAGCCGCTGGCATAAAGCGCGGCGACATTATCACCAAAGTTGAGAACACAAGCGTTGCCGGAAAATTCTACGAAGCCGCAGAAATGATCCTGGGCGAAGTAGGAACCCCCGTGACGCTGAGCATCATACCGAGGGGCGAAACGGAAGAAAAAACAATGACCCTGAAACGCAGTGTCGTGACATTCTCCTCCGTCCGTTACAACGTGATTGATAACGATATTGGATATATCCGCCTGCGCAATTTCAGCGACCTGTCATCATTCAACACCATCAACGATGCCATTCGTGAAATGAAACAGGCGCATAACGGCACCCCGTTGCGTGGATTTGTTCTGGATTTACGCAACAACCCCGGTGGACGGGTTACACTGGCCGCACGCCTGGCCAATAATTTTATCGACTCTGAAACTGGCGTTTCAGTCACCGTTGAAAATAAAAAATTCAGCTATGATGAGAAAATTACGCGCGGTGATATCCTGAATGGGGCACCGCTGGCCGTTCTGGTCAACGATGCGACCGCATCTGCCGCCGAAATTCTGTCCGGTGCCTTGCAGGATCATAAACGCGCCACCATTGTCGGCACGCAATCCTATGGCAAGGGATCGGTGCAAAGCCCGATTTATCTCAGCCGTTTTGACAAGAACCGCGATGATGCAATCCGCATCACAACGGCGTTGTATCGCCTGCCCTCTGGTGCATTTTTGCAAGGGTACGGTATCATGCCCGACATTTTGGTCGACGGGGTCGAAGCCAGACTGAAAGAACATGAACGCGACAAAGACCGCATGATCAAAAACCCCGATGCCGACAAAATCGCCTCTCGTAAGGCCAGCCAGACATGCCGCGTCCGCGATGATTTTAACACCCAGGTCGCCAATGACGATTTGCGCCTGTTCACCGGCGAGCCGGATAAAACATTGCTTTGCGCCATCGACCATTTGCGCCGCAACAGCCAATATACAATCACCCGGCCCAACACCCCGGCCCCAGACAAACTCCGCGCCCCGAATCCTTAA
- a CDS encoding S41 family peptidase produces MRIRAKTLSLDFFAATLGLSAAGCSTQPNAPAEQAPQNISAEAPPFAYEPFNELLKTTAYYSVVGRDQASMAAGVVDGVRAALGDAYQTQTDQQIRTLINATHTDAATREKIIVGGVKGLAKILSPHDAYMTAEEVEQLWRGSPKVTGIGISFEMDDKAGGLVIFDMVDHGPAFKSGLHIGDIVTAVDGKPVAGLKTKEARALIVGDKGTPVTMTIRRMGEDTPQNITITRDTYRYTPTAAKAIGDIGYVRLRDFSSRGSAGAVVNAMAALEQSIGADRVKGYILDLRGNPGGLVQEARMLVDAFVDKAGAPSVEVRARNYTYSEKTHPGDMLDGKPLSVLIDDGSASAAEIVSGSLQDHQRATVFGIQSYGKGSVQTRISLGRIWPDRHDAMKVTSAMYYLPSGASIQNIGITPDILVEDVTPLLQDHERDLDNVLANPNGTGQPLRRSGAHCLLKNTVTAPSLKPDFRDYRGQPDRILLCALDHLRRTETHTRTIPLPSAQPGPYPAPTP; encoded by the coding sequence ATGCGCATCCGGGCCAAAACCCTTTCGCTGGATTTCTTTGCCGCAACGCTGGGCCTGTCCGCCGCCGGATGCAGCACCCAGCCCAACGCCCCCGCGGAACAAGCCCCGCAAAATATCAGCGCCGAAGCGCCCCCCTTTGCATACGAGCCCTTCAATGAATTGTTGAAAACCACCGCATATTATTCCGTTGTCGGGCGGGATCAGGCCAGCATGGCCGCTGGTGTTGTTGATGGCGTGCGCGCCGCGCTTGGCGATGCGTATCAAACACAGACCGACCAGCAAATCCGCACCTTGATTAACGCCACGCACACAGACGCCGCAACGCGCGAAAAAATCATTGTGGGCGGCGTCAAGGGCCTGGCCAAAATTCTCAGCCCGCATGATGCCTATATGACCGCAGAGGAGGTCGAGCAACTCTGGCGCGGCAGCCCCAAGGTCACAGGCATCGGCATTTCATTCGAAATGGATGACAAGGCGGGCGGATTGGTGATTTTTGATATGGTTGATCACGGCCCGGCCTTTAAATCCGGCCTGCATATCGGTGACATCGTCACCGCGGTTGATGGAAAACCCGTCGCCGGATTAAAAACAAAGGAGGCCCGCGCCCTGATTGTCGGGGACAAGGGCACGCCCGTCACCATGACCATTCGCCGTATGGGTGAAGACACCCCGCAGAACATCACAATTACGCGCGATACATACCGATACACCCCCACAGCGGCCAAAGCGATTGGCGATATCGGCTATGTCCGTTTGCGCGATTTTTCATCGCGCGGATCGGCCGGGGCGGTGGTCAACGCCATGGCCGCCTTGGAGCAATCAATCGGCGCGGACCGTGTGAAGGGTTATATCCTGGACCTGCGCGGTAATCCCGGCGGGTTGGTGCAGGAAGCCCGTATGCTGGTCGATGCCTTCGTCGACAAAGCGGGCGCCCCCAGCGTCGAAGTGCGCGCCCGCAATTACACCTACAGCGAAAAAACGCACCCCGGCGATATGCTTGACGGCAAACCGCTGAGCGTCCTGATTGATGATGGGTCGGCCTCCGCCGCCGAAATCGTATCCGGATCGTTGCAGGACCATCAACGCGCCACGGTCTTTGGCATTCAATCCTATGGCAAGGGATCGGTACAAACGCGCATTTCACTGGGGCGCATCTGGCCGGATCGGCATGACGCGATGAAGGTGACATCCGCCATGTATTACCTGCCCTCTGGGGCGTCGATCCAGAATATTGGCATCACGCCCGACATTCTGGTCGAAGATGTCACACCGTTATTACAGGACCATGAACGCGATCTGGACAATGTGCTGGCCAATCCGAACGGCACGGGACAACCGCTGCGACGATCCGGCGCGCATTGCCTACTGAAAAACACGGTGACCGCGCCCAGCCTGAAACCCGACTTCCGCGATTATCGTGGCCAGCCGGACCGCATTCTGCTCTGTGCGCTGGACCATCTGCGCCGCACGGAAACCCATACACGCACGATCCCGCTGCCCTCGGCCCAACCGGGACCCTATCCGGCCCCCACACCCTGA
- a CDS encoding S41 family peptidase, giving the protein MTLNSKILRSAFLAVALGAGVFGCATVKDANAERPTMDTDTATPAATATETPVAPAPIAAPPPEEAETAPKIIAESPDIGPQSEPVFMIPMTMSEMTIIDLYMTIRGVLQAQSVHDVDPDQLSKGAIDGMLKTLSPHDSYLTPEQLDVLKGNEKPKTGVGVIVSVEKDIGSIRIIEAIKGGGAHKAGLQADDQIIAINGETLTKNNFKTLYESIGGPADTTVSIRVRRDDQDLDFTITRAPFTIPSVSSKMIGDVSYVALRDFLHDDSPKKIQTALTQAAKHNPAGYIIDLRSNTGGLLEQAATLVDMFVDSTDPILTVRKRGGHIAETFNATPGDMLNGKKLVVLINDGSASASEILAGALKDFGRATIIGTQSFGKGSVQIVLPLSVKFPDRKDAIKFTNALYHLPSGTSIQGVGIMPDILVEGVEDVFPEHERDLENTLDNPEGTTPAVQPQSTCAINDNVTPATVIADARISTKTVDKALLCALDHIRGTPKQTTTTPVPPAPQPGV; this is encoded by the coding sequence ATGACATTGAATTCGAAAATTTTGCGCTCCGCATTTCTGGCGGTGGCACTGGGTGCTGGCGTTTTTGGCTGCGCCACGGTTAAGGACGCCAACGCCGAGCGCCCGACCATGGACACAGACACGGCCACACCCGCGGCAACTGCGACAGAAACTCCGGTAGCCCCTGCCCCCATCGCCGCGCCGCCCCCGGAAGAGGCCGAAACCGCCCCGAAAATCATCGCCGAATCCCCGGATATCGGCCCGCAATCCGAGCCCGTCTTCATGATCCCCATGACCATGAGCGAGATGACGATCATTGACCTCTACATGACGATCCGGGGGGTTCTTCAAGCCCAATCCGTGCATGACGTGGACCCGGACCAATTAAGCAAGGGCGCCATCGACGGCATGCTGAAAACGCTCAGCCCGCACGATTCCTACCTGACACCCGAGCAACTGGATGTTCTCAAAGGGAATGAAAAACCCAAAACCGGGGTCGGTGTGATTGTCAGCGTGGAAAAGGATATTGGCAGTATCCGCATCATCGAGGCCATCAAGGGTGGCGGCGCACACAAAGCCGGATTACAGGCAGACGACCAGATCATCGCCATCAACGGCGAAACACTGACCAAAAATAATTTTAAAACTCTATATGAATCAATCGGCGGTCCCGCCGATACGACAGTGTCCATCCGCGTCCGCCGCGATGATCAGGATCTGGATTTCACCATTACGCGCGCCCCGTTCACGATTCCATCTGTATCCAGCAAGATGATCGGGGATGTGTCCTACGTCGCGCTGCGTGATTTCCTGCACGATGACAGCCCGAAGAAAATCCAGACCGCCCTGACACAGGCCGCGAAGCATAATCCTGCGGGCTATATCATCGACCTGCGCTCCAACACCGGGGGTCTGCTGGAACAGGCCGCCACGCTGGTCGATATGTTCGTCGATTCCACGGATCCCATCCTGACCGTTCGTAAACGCGGCGGTCATATTGCCGAGACGTTTAACGCCACACCGGGCGATATGCTGAATGGTAAGAAACTGGTCGTGTTGATCAATGACGGCTCGGCCTCGGCATCGGAAATTCTGGCCGGGGCATTGAAAGATTTTGGTCGCGCCACCATCATCGGCACGCAAAGCTTTGGCAAGGGGTCGGTCCAAATCGTCCTGCCGTTGAGCGTGAAATTCCCCGACCGCAAAGACGCCATCAAATTTACCAATGCCCTGTACCACCTGCCGTCCGGGACGTCCATTCAAGGCGTTGGCATCATGCCGGACATCTTGGTCGAGGGCGTTGAAGACGTTTTCCCCGAACATGAACGGGATTTGGAAAACACACTGGACAACCCCGAAGGCACAACGCCTGCGGTCCAACCCCAATCCACTTGCGCTATCAACGACAATGTCACACCCGCCACCGTCATTGCCGATGCCCGCATCTCCACCAAGACCGTGGACAAGGCCCTGCTCTGCGCACTGGACCATATCCGGGGAACACCCAAACAGACGACAACCACACCGGTTCCGCCAGCCCCCCAGCCCGGCGTATAA
- a CDS encoding S41 family peptidase yields the protein MRLPSKNLSALFLTTAIGLGLSGCATTNDTVADAPKASDPVTTDVKPRALSPYTIDMGSREEYERIMVYGIARRLAEDNSVMPQARDRDKMLQGAVDGMLKTLTPHDAYITAEDMKGYMSGKPETLKGIGAGLEKEKDKGRIVVQSLVEGGPAEKTGLQIGDAITHINGQSILDMDITKAIDLIRGEKGTPVTLDFERDGKPQSLTIIRDEVVLKPVDAKLIGDIAYVRLASFMEGDVDTQVADAFKKLEAKAGAKPVNGYILDLRYNGGGRLDMAAEITDLFVDPQDMPIVDIRGANGVVKHAWTAEQGDMLNGKNMVVLINGGSASASEIVAGALQDFNRATLIGTPSFGKGSAQAIMPFGRFIPGREDGIKITNALYHLPTGRSIQNIGITPDILVEGIDESNIKHERDLANNVDNPNGDTEQKRTQTHTCTIKDGVTWKTLGRDYRWGRDDVDKALLCAIKHLNSTTGTASKNATITPVQQPKP from the coding sequence ATGCGCCTGCCATCCAAGAACCTGTCCGCCCTTTTTCTGACCACGGCCATCGGCCTGGGTTTAAGCGGCTGCGCCACGACCAACGACACCGTAGCCGACGCACCGAAGGCCTCTGACCCGGTGACCACGGACGTCAAACCGCGCGCCCTCTCTCCTTATACGATCGACATGGGCAGCCGCGAAGAATATGAGCGCATCATGGTGTACGGGATTGCCCGCCGCCTGGCCGAAGACAATTCCGTTATGCCGCAAGCCCGCGACCGCGACAAAATGTTGCAGGGCGCGGTTGACGGCATGCTGAAAACGCTGACCCCGCATGACGCCTATATCACCGCAGAAGACATGAAGGGATATATGAGCGGCAAACCCGAAACCCTGAAGGGGATCGGCGCCGGGCTGGAAAAAGAAAAAGATAAGGGCCGGATCGTCGTTCAAAGCCTGGTCGAAGGTGGCCCGGCGGAAAAAACAGGCCTGCAAATTGGTGATGCGATTACCCACATCAACGGCCAATCCATCCTGGACATGGATATCACCAAAGCCATCGACCTGATCCGTGGGGAAAAAGGCACGCCCGTCACGCTGGATTTTGAACGCGACGGCAAACCGCAAAGCTTGACCATCATCCGTGACGAAGTGGTTTTGAAACCTGTGGACGCCAAATTGATCGGTGACATCGCCTATGTCCGCCTGGCCAGCTTTATGGAAGGGGATGTCGATACACAGGTCGCCGATGCCTTCAAAAAGCTGGAAGCCAAAGCCGGGGCCAAGCCCGTCAACGGTTACATTCTCGACCTGCGCTATAATGGCGGTGGCCGATTGGACATGGCCGCGGAAATCACCGATCTGTTCGTGGACCCGCAAGACATGCCGATCGTCGATATCCGCGGCGCAAACGGCGTGGTCAAACATGCCTGGACCGCCGAACAGGGCGACATGCTGAACGGCAAAAACATGGTCGTTCTGATCAATGGCGGGTCGGCATCGGCATCCGAAATCGTCGCCGGCGCGTTGCAGGATTTCAACCGCGCCACATTGATCGGCACCCCATCCTTCGGCAAGGGCTCCGCCCAGGCCATCATGCCATTCGGTCGGTTTATTCCGGGCCGCGAAGACGGTATCAAAATCACGAACGCGCTGTACCATTTGCCCACGGGCCGGTCGATACAAAATATCGGCATCACCCCGGACATTCTGGTCGAGGGCATTGATGAATCGAACATCAAACACGAACGCGATTTGGCCAACAACGTCGACAACCCGAACGGCGATACCGAACAAAAACGCACCCAAACCCACACCTGCACCATCAAGGACGGTGTGACGTGGAAAACACTGGGCCGCGATTATCGCTGGGGTCGCGACGATGTCGACAAAGCCTTGCTGTGTGCCATCAAGCACCTGAACAGCACAACGGGCACGGCATCGAAAAACGCAACGATTACGCCGGTTCAACAACCGAAGCCGTAA
- the ctaD gene encoding cytochrome c oxidase subunit I — translation MNAHTTHHDDHAHDHKPGFFTRWFCSTNHKDIGTLYIIFSIVAGLIGGFFSMMMRAELQDPGLQLAADGQMWNVWITAHGLIMVFFVVMPGLIGGFGNWFVPLLIGAPDMAFPRLNNISFWLMVPAFLLLACSTLIGVGAGTGWTVYPPLSSTLGHPDMSVDMAIFALHLAGASSILGAANFITTIFNMRAPGMTLHKMPLFVWAMLVTAFLLVLSLPVLGGAITMLLTDRNFGTSFFKPEGGGDPILFQHLFWFFGHPEVYIMILPAFGIISHIISTFSKKPVFGYLGMAYAMVAIGAVGFIVWAHHMFAVGMDVDTRAYFTAATLIIAVPTGIKIFSWIATMWGGSIEFKTPMLWAIGFIFLFTVGGVTGVVLANGGMDLALHDTYYVVAHFHYVLSLGAVFALFAGFYYWIGKMSGRQYPEFLGKLHFFMTFIGVNLVFFPQHFLGLAGMPRRYVDYQAPLPPEHLQGFFVNPIEKIQWIMTQDYGFHLWNYVSSLGAYLAGASTILFVFIVFYTLFFGRRVGDNYWNNGPQSMTFEWTLSSPPPFHQFEVQPTVK, via the coding sequence ATGAACGCTCATACAACACACCATGATGATCATGCTCATGATCATAAACCTGGTTTCTTTACCCGGTGGTTCTGTTCAACGAACCACAAGGATATCGGAACGCTGTACATCATCTTCTCGATCGTGGCTGGCCTGATCGGCGGCTTCTTCTCGATGATGATGCGGGCCGAATTGCAAGATCCGGGCCTGCAGCTGGCGGCTGATGGCCAGATGTGGAACGTCTGGATCACGGCACACGGCCTGATCATGGTGTTCTTCGTTGTTATGCCTGGCTTGATTGGCGGGTTCGGCAACTGGTTCGTTCCGTTGTTGATCGGCGCGCCGGATATGGCGTTCCCCCGGTTGAACAACATTTCGTTCTGGCTGATGGTTCCGGCTTTCCTGCTGCTGGCCTGCTCCACCCTGATCGGTGTTGGTGCGGGAACGGGCTGGACGGTGTATCCGCCGCTGTCATCCACGCTGGGGCACCCGGATATGTCGGTGGATATGGCGATTTTCGCCCTTCACCTGGCCGGTGCGTCATCCATTCTGGGGGCGGCCAACTTCATCACCACGATCTTCAACATGCGTGCGCCGGGCATGACCCTGCACAAAATGCCGTTGTTTGTCTGGGCGATGCTGGTCACGGCCTTCCTGCTGGTCCTGTCCCTGCCGGTTCTGGGTGGCGCCATCACCATGCTGCTGACCGACCGTAACTTCGGTACCTCCTTCTTCAAACCGGAAGGCGGCGGCGACCCGATCCTGTTCCAGCACTTGTTCTGGTTCTTCGGTCACCCGGAAGTGTACATCATGATTTTGCCGGCCTTCGGTATCATCTCCCACATCATCTCGACCTTCTCCAAGAAACCGGTGTTCGGTTATCTGGGCATGGCGTACGCGATGGTGGCGATTGGTGCCGTTGGTTTCATCGTCTGGGCGCACCACATGTTCGCGGTGGGTATGGATGTTGACACCCGTGCATACTTCACGGCCGCAACGCTGATCATCGCCGTTCCGACGGGGATCAAAATCTTCTCCTGGATCGCCACCATGTGGGGCGGGTCGATTGAATTCAAAACCCCGATGCTGTGGGCGATTGGCTTCATCTTCCTGTTCACCGTTGGCGGTGTGACGGGCGTGGTTCTGGCCAACGGCGGTATGGATCTGGCGTTGCACGACACGTACTACGTCGTGGCCCACTTCCACTACGTGCTGTCGCTGGGTGCTGTGTTCGCGCTGTTCGCCGGCTTCTACTACTGGATCGGCAAAATGTCTGGCCGTCAGTATCCGGAGTTCCTGGGCAAGCTGCACTTCTTCATGACCTTTATCGGCGTGAACCTGGTGTTCTTCCCGCAGCACTTCCTGGGTCTGGCCGGTATGCCGCGCCGTTACGTGGACTACCAGGCTCCGCTGCCGCCGGAACACCTGCAAGGCTTCTTCGTCAACCCGATTGAGAAGATCCAGTGGATCATGACACAGGATTACGGGTTCCATTTGTGGAACTATGTGTCATCGCTGGGTGCCTATCTGGCCGGGGCGTCGACGATCCTGTTCGTGTTCATCGTGTTCTACACCCTGTTCTTTGGCCGCCGCGTTGGCGACAACTACTGGAACAACGGTCCGCAGAGCATGACCTTCGAATGGACCCTGTCCTCCCCGCCGCCGTTCCACCAGTTCGAGGTTCAGCCGACGGTGAAATAA
- the coxB gene encoding cytochrome c oxidase subunit II: protein MRITTLLSLFLSALVLILPSVAMAADNLAHPTQLGMLPAVTPSATEIHNFHHLLMIVITGIVLFVTALLVFVMVRFNAKANPTPSTTTHNVMLEIIWTLVPVIILIIIAVPSFKLLYYVDRAKEPEMTLKVTGYQWYWGYEYPDQGGVALTANMLKDDEIDPAKGQVRLLSTDNPVVVPVDTTIQVLVTAQDVIHSFAMPNFGIKIDAVPGRINETWMRIEKPGVYYGQCSELCGINHAFMPIEIHAVSKEDFAAWIARQQADQGIEAPAKDAGADAESAE from the coding sequence ATGCGCATTACAACTCTCTTATCCCTTTTCCTGTCCGCTCTGGTTTTGATTCTGCCGTCTGTTGCGATGGCGGCTGACAATCTGGCTCATCCGACGCAACTTGGTATGCTGCCCGCGGTTACGCCGTCGGCAACGGAAATTCATAATTTCCACCACCTGCTGATGATCGTCATCACCGGGATCGTGTTGTTCGTGACGGCCCTGCTGGTGTTCGTCATGGTTCGCTTCAATGCGAAGGCCAACCCGACGCCGTCCACCACGACGCATAACGTGATGCTGGAAATTATCTGGACGTTGGTGCCGGTGATCATCCTGATCATCATCGCCGTACCGTCATTCAAACTGCTCTACTACGTTGATCGCGCGAAAGAGCCGGAAATGACGCTGAAAGTCACGGGTTACCAGTGGTATTGGGGCTATGAATACCCGGATCAGGGTGGCGTGGCGCTGACCGCGAACATGCTGAAGGATGACGAGATTGACCCGGCCAAGGGCCAGGTTCGCCTGCTGTCCACCGACAACCCGGTCGTGGTTCCGGTTGACACCACCATTCAGGTTCTGGTCACCGCACAGGACGTGATCCACAGCTTCGCCATGCCGAACTTCGGTATCAAGATCGACGCCGTTCCGGGCCGTATCAACGAAACCTGGATGCGCATTGAAAAGCCGGGCGTTTACTACGGTCAGTGCTCGGAACTGTGTGGCATCAACCACGCGTTCATGCCGATTGAAATCCATGCTGTCAGCAAGGAAGATTTCGCCGCATGGATTGCCCGTCAACAGGCTGACCAAGGCATTGAAGCCCCCGCAAAAGACGCGGGCGCAGACGCCGAATCCGCTGAATAA
- a CDS encoding S8 family serine peptidase translates to MARPSALLRAIGCATLGTTLTACFNHVVQPDYSSIPIVPVAHIEPATRFLTKDRMFTHHAASARGIFKWRIEKNGHHASVIPLIDEDAYDGIEGKDHLLRYKVVSISSTPSPFDKTPRPEAEQFLSLWMKADINPVIAAGNAGNKLCPEERNYDALRRQMVSAYSYADSALFTGAVTPDNAVTCYTSENAPDIVYPTGYKQGFCNAYYMTQREIDDFRATMTTGEKEGTKLQWALIHEVFTAHPDAGKLNCDIRGTSFVSPNVAAHIATLRSRFPMATDQDIRATALLSASQDDLITDPGQDGAYLKQSMVRNARGLRHSTLTGFGIYDPDRHENLLRHLRNNGQHITPTLVRHSGDKNIRFDFQRNARRVSMHVPDSAATLQTIFEFRVTPQTTSPYEIYQNGLPEDVSLISPSGTEVKLLAAWDRPSLADPRGMRLVVSTSAFLGEETKGTWTLILPQMYFGTPEVTDAKLYIWGTTGPALNSLIELKP, encoded by the coding sequence ATGGCCCGTCCGTCCGCCCTTCTGCGCGCCATTGGCTGTGCGACACTGGGAACAACACTGACCGCTTGTTTCAATCATGTGGTTCAGCCGGATTATTCATCCATTCCGATTGTTCCCGTCGCCCATATTGAACCCGCCACGCGGTTTCTGACGAAAGACCGGATGTTCACCCATCACGCCGCATCGGCGCGGGGCATTTTTAAATGGCGGATTGAAAAAAACGGGCACCACGCCTCCGTTATTCCGCTGATCGACGAAGATGCCTATGACGGGATTGAGGGCAAGGATCACCTGTTGCGTTACAAGGTCGTATCCATCTCCAGCACCCCATCCCCATTCGACAAAACACCGCGCCCGGAGGCCGAGCAGTTTTTATCCTTATGGATGAAAGCCGACATCAACCCGGTTATCGCCGCCGGGAATGCCGGCAACAAACTCTGTCCGGAAGAACGCAATTACGATGCCCTGCGCCGCCAGATGGTCAGCGCCTATTCCTACGCGGACAGCGCGTTATTCACCGGGGCCGTAACGCCGGATAACGCCGTCACCTGCTATACATCCGAAAACGCGCCGGACATTGTGTATCCCACCGGGTACAAACAGGGTTTTTGCAATGCCTATTACATGACCCAGCGCGAGATTGATGATTTCCGCGCCACCATGACCACGGGCGAGAAGGAGGGGACCAAGCTTCAATGGGCCCTGATCCACGAAGTTTTTACCGCCCACCCGGATGCCGGAAAATTAAATTGCGACATTCGCGGCACATCGTTCGTATCCCCAAACGTCGCGGCCCATATCGCCACATTGCGCAGCCGGTTCCCCATGGCAACGGATCAGGATATACGCGCAACCGCTTTGCTGTCCGCATCGCAGGATGATTTGATCACCGATCCGGGGCAGGATGGTGCATATCTGAAACAATCCATGGTCCGCAACGCGCGTGGATTACGTCACAGCACGTTGACCGGGTTCGGCATATACGACCCGGACAGGCACGAGAACCTTCTGCGCCATCTGCGCAACAATGGCCAGCACATTACACCGACACTGGTCCGCCATAGCGGTGATAAAAATATTCGTTTTGATTTTCAACGCAACGCCCGCCGCGTCAGCATGCATGTGCCGGACAGTGCCGCCACCTTGCAAACCATCTTTGAATTTCGTGTGACGCCGCAAACCACTTCGCCGTATGAAATTTATCAAAACGGCCTGCCCGAAGACGTTTCGCTGATTTCCCCGTCGGGGACGGAAGTGAAATTGCTGGCTGCTTGGGACCGGCCCAGCCTGGCCGACCCGCGTGGCATGCGCCTGGTCGTATCGACATCCGCCTTTCTGGGGGAGGAGACGAAGGGCACATGGACCCTGATCCTGCCGCAAATGTATTTCGGCACGCCGGAAGTTACCGACGCCAAACTTTATATATGGGGCACGACCGGCCCGGCCTTGAACAGCCTGATCGAATTAAAACCATAA